From one Methanocella sp. genomic stretch:
- a CDS encoding V-type ATP synthase subunit I, producing the protein MLQKMRRIQVVGVKRDFRPVVDALYHMGTLHLEDVSALTPGIKKVEPDKGADIASILVKIDSIFFTLPATQDPENRTRIAKSLESKSQKDILARAEQVIAELEWTSKDLALKKSDLEYTITALNRYEKVIDHIQHIEPELPVLEGYEVSVLIIQKEFEAVLALLREEIKQITGDQFEFIHTDVDKESIAVITVFNKKFSDPVHSLFFSANVNEVRLPPEYTGKKFSDMLLMIDEKRRQSIEEIASINKTLEKLSAEWYVELSVLRPAIEDIGEEVDTFGKFGESDHAFVIMGWMPLKYLEQAKEKLTKDFGGRVVLEELELTGKDLENAPVFYDNPWFVKPFEFFMQLVRLPKYMEVDPSPLMAIFFPLFFGLMVGDIGYGIVIMALAAVVKMKFPRVTWLSDIASVLIISSIPAIIFGFVFGEFFGDLGESMGWLHPMSIGGVVWNRMDAVIPMLLFVIAIGILHVFLGLFIGMANAITIRSKKHLYEKVGMFLAILSLIVMLGTAAGILPGLLLYAGFGLMAVGIALLILGGGVLGAIELMSAVGNILSYARLMAIGMASVVLAIVANRMGGTLGVVLLGLVVAVLLHSLNLVMAMFSPSIHSLRLHMVEFFSKFYEGGGMPYKPFGHVERT; encoded by the coding sequence ATGCTCCAGAAGATGAGGCGTATTCAGGTCGTGGGCGTGAAAAGGGATTTTCGACCCGTGGTAGATGCTTTATACCATATGGGCACGCTACACCTGGAAGACGTCTCCGCGCTTACGCCTGGCATTAAAAAGGTCGAGCCCGATAAAGGTGCCGACATCGCGAGCATTCTTGTTAAGATAGATAGTATTTTTTTCACGCTGCCCGCCACACAGGACCCCGAGAATAGGACACGGATAGCTAAAAGCCTTGAGTCGAAGTCACAAAAAGATATCCTGGCAAGGGCGGAACAGGTCATCGCGGAACTCGAGTGGACGTCGAAAGACCTGGCCTTGAAGAAGAGCGATCTGGAGTATACGATCACCGCGCTCAACCGATATGAAAAGGTCATCGATCATATCCAGCATATTGAGCCAGAGCTGCCGGTCCTGGAAGGATATGAGGTGAGCGTTCTTATCATCCAGAAGGAGTTCGAGGCGGTCCTCGCTCTCCTCAGGGAGGAGATCAAGCAGATCACGGGCGACCAGTTCGAATTCATCCACACGGACGTGGATAAGGAGTCCATCGCGGTCATCACGGTGTTCAATAAAAAATTCTCGGACCCCGTGCACTCGCTCTTTTTCTCGGCGAACGTGAACGAGGTGCGCCTGCCTCCGGAGTATACCGGTAAAAAGTTCTCGGATATGCTCCTTATGATCGACGAGAAGAGGCGGCAGTCTATCGAGGAGATCGCTTCCATCAATAAAACGCTGGAAAAGCTCTCCGCCGAATGGTATGTGGAGCTTTCGGTGCTTCGCCCGGCCATCGAGGATATTGGCGAGGAGGTCGACACCTTCGGCAAGTTCGGCGAGTCGGACCATGCGTTCGTGATCATGGGGTGGATGCCCTTAAAATATCTGGAGCAGGCGAAGGAGAAGCTTACAAAGGATTTCGGTGGCAGGGTCGTGCTCGAAGAGCTTGAGCTGACCGGCAAGGACCTGGAAAATGCGCCGGTCTTCTATGATAATCCCTGGTTCGTAAAGCCCTTCGAATTTTTCATGCAGCTGGTCAGGCTTCCGAAGTATATGGAGGTCGACCCGAGCCCCCTGATGGCCATATTTTTCCCGCTGTTCTTCGGCCTCATGGTGGGCGATATCGGCTACGGGATCGTCATCATGGCCCTGGCCGCAGTCGTGAAGATGAAGTTCCCCAGGGTCACATGGTTAAGTGACATCGCGAGCGTGCTCATCATATCGTCAATCCCGGCGATCATCTTTGGCTTCGTCTTCGGGGAGTTCTTCGGCGACCTGGGTGAATCGATGGGCTGGCTGCACCCGATGAGTATCGGCGGGGTCGTGTGGAACCGGATGGATGCGGTCATACCCATGCTGCTGTTCGTTATAGCCATCGGCATCCTGCACGTCTTCCTGGGCCTCTTTATCGGCATGGCCAACGCCATTACCATCAGGAGCAAGAAACACCTGTATGAAAAAGTGGGCATGTTCCTGGCGATACTATCGTTGATAGTTATGCTGGGGACCGCCGCCGGCATACTGCCGGGCCTGTTACTGTATGCGGGTTTCGGCCTTATGGCCGTCGGCATCGCGCTCCTCATCCTCGGAGGCGGCGTGCTTGGCGCCATCGAGCTGATGAGCGCAGTCGGCAACATCCTGTCCTACGCCCGGCTGATGGCCATCGGCATGGCCTCCGTCGTCCTGGCCATCGTGGCCAACAGGATGGGCGGAACCCTCGGGGTCGTATTGTTAGGGCTTGTAGTGGCCGTACTGTTGCACTCCCTGAACCTCGTGATGGCCATGTTCAGCCCGTCCATCCATTCGCTGCGGCTGCACATGGTCGAGTTCTTCTCAAAATTCTACGAGGGAGGAGGCATGCCATATAAGCCATTCGGGCATGTAGAACGGACTTAA
- a CDS encoding V-type ATP synthase subunit D, protein MEQVNPTRMELIKKNAQIKMAEQGRDLLRQKMDALIREFFQIAESFSQSRTELEATADAAQYALLMAEAVDDSIALRSASFATRKGLSLEIRGKNIMGVPVPVIEKKSVSKTVLERGYGIVGTSGRIDEAAEKFEAEVDILLDLAEKETAMRRLGSEIQMSRRRVNALEQVLIPDLKKQARYIRITIEEREREDLFRLKKVKKILERKKKLSTR, encoded by the coding sequence ATGGAGCAGGTCAACCCGACCCGGATGGAGCTTATCAAGAAGAACGCCCAGATCAAGATGGCCGAGCAGGGCAGGGACCTCCTGCGCCAGAAGATGGACGCCCTGATCAGAGAATTCTTCCAGATCGCGGAGTCCTTCTCCCAGTCCAGGACTGAGCTGGAGGCTACTGCGGATGCCGCCCAGTATGCTTTGCTGATGGCAGAGGCCGTGGACGACTCGATCGCGCTGAGGTCCGCCTCGTTCGCTACCCGGAAGGGCCTCTCGCTGGAGATCCGGGGCAAGAACATCATGGGCGTGCCCGTGCCGGTCATCGAGAAGAAGAGCGTCTCGAAGACAGTGCTGGAGAGAGGCTATGGCATCGTGGGCACAAGCGGCCGCATCGACGAGGCGGCCGAAAAGTTCGAGGCCGAGGTCGACATCCTTCTGGACCTGGCCGAGAAGGAGACGGCCATGAGGCGGCTCGGCTCAGAGATACAGATGAGCCGCCGGAGGGTGAATGCCCTGGAACAGGTACTCATACCAGACCTCAAGAAGCAGGCAAGGTACATCCGCATCACCATCGAGGAGCGGGAGCGCGAGGACCTGTTCCGGCTGAAGAAGGTTAAAAAGATCCTGGAGCGTAAAAAGAAGCTCTCGACAAGGTAA
- a CDS encoding V-type ATP synthase subunit B gives MNGISLATKECETVSYVSGPLIFVQNVKGVSYGEIVDITLPGGERRTGQVLEVSENLAVIQVYEGTSWIDNKKTRVTFTGEPARIDVSRDMLGRVFNGVGKPRDEGPDIIPEASLDISGMAINPFARDKPSDFIQTGISAIDGLNTLVRGQKLPIFTGSGLPASKLAAQIARQAKVLGEGENFAVIFVAMGITYKEASFFSRDFERTGALERVIFFMNLADDPTIERIATPRCALTVAEHLAFKHDLHVLVILTDMINYCEALREISTAREEVPGRRGYPGYMYTDLASIYERAGRIKGRRGSITQVPILTMPDDDITHPVPDLTGYITEGQIVLSRDLFRRGSDPPIDSLPCLSRLMNLGIGAGKTREDHRNVADQLYASYAYGRDLRRLVAIVGEEALTDLDKVYLKFADDFERRFISQGDEDRSIERTFDIAWDLLSSLPMDELKRIKVDFIKKYHPMYRRG, from the coding sequence ATGAATGGAATCAGCCTTGCGACGAAGGAATGTGAGACCGTCAGCTACGTCTCCGGCCCGCTGATCTTCGTACAGAACGTCAAAGGAGTATCCTACGGAGAGATCGTCGATATCACGCTCCCCGGCGGCGAGCGAAGGACCGGCCAGGTGCTCGAAGTCTCGGAGAACCTCGCGGTAATCCAGGTATACGAGGGCACGAGCTGGATCGATAATAAAAAGACACGTGTCACGTTCACCGGCGAGCCCGCGCGCATCGACGTGTCCAGGGACATGCTGGGACGAGTTTTCAACGGCGTCGGAAAGCCGAGGGATGAAGGCCCGGACATTATACCGGAGGCAAGCCTTGACATTTCGGGCATGGCCATTAACCCGTTCGCCAGGGATAAGCCCTCAGACTTTATCCAGACAGGCATTTCGGCCATCGACGGCCTGAACACGCTGGTCAGGGGCCAGAAGCTCCCCATATTCACCGGCTCCGGCCTGCCCGCGAGCAAGCTGGCGGCCCAGATCGCCAGGCAGGCCAAAGTACTAGGAGAGGGGGAGAACTTCGCCGTCATCTTCGTAGCTATGGGCATTACCTATAAGGAGGCGTCCTTCTTCTCCCGGGATTTCGAGCGGACGGGGGCCCTCGAGCGGGTCATCTTCTTCATGAACCTGGCGGACGACCCCACCATCGAGCGCATTGCTACCCCCAGGTGCGCGCTGACGGTGGCAGAGCATCTGGCTTTTAAGCACGATCTCCACGTGCTGGTCATATTGACTGACATGATCAACTACTGCGAGGCGCTGAGAGAGATCTCCACCGCGAGAGAGGAGGTGCCGGGAAGGCGCGGATACCCCGGCTACATGTACACCGACCTGGCGTCCATATACGAGAGGGCGGGCCGGATCAAGGGCAGGAGAGGCTCGATAACGCAGGTGCCGATCCTGACCATGCCCGACGACGACATCACCCATCCTGTTCCCGACCTGACGGGATATATCACAGAGGGCCAGATCGTATTGAGCCGTGACCTCTTCCGGCGCGGCTCAGACCCGCCCATCGATTCCCTGCCCTGCCTGTCCCGGCTCATGAACCTCGGCATCGGGGCCGGAAAGACACGGGAGGATCACAGGAACGTGGCCGACCAGCTCTACGCGTCCTATGCCTATGGGCGAGACCTGAGGAGGCTGGTCGCCATAGTGGGCGAGGAGGCGCTCACGGATCTGGACAAGGTCTACCTGAAGTTCGCCGACGACTTCGAGAGGCGCTTCATCTCGCAGGGCGACGAAGACCGCAGCATAGAGAGGACATTCGATATAGCCTGGGACCTGCTATCCTCCCTGCCCATGGACGAGCTGAAAAGGATTAAGGTCGACTTCATCAAGAAGTATCACCCCATGTATCGGAGGGGTTAG
- a CDS encoding V-type ATP synthase subunit F yields the protein MFKFVVVTDRDTASGFRLAGVDAFEASGPEDARNIINFLSQKDDTGIIAVNEEYLSVLDVKLREKLEKLSRPIIIPMPSRSKALDRKSYIERLLRKAIGYNVVMRR from the coding sequence ATGTTTAAGTTCGTGGTCGTGACTGACCGTGATACGGCGTCCGGGTTCCGGCTTGCCGGCGTGGATGCGTTCGAGGCCTCAGGGCCGGAAGACGCGCGGAATATCATAAATTTCCTGTCGCAAAAGGACGACACTGGTATCATCGCGGTCAACGAGGAGTACCTCTCGGTACTGGACGTGAAGCTGAGGGAAAAGCTGGAGAAGCTTTCCCGGCCGATCATCATACCTATGCCGTCCAGGTCAAAAGCCCTGGACAGGAAAAGCTACATCGAGCGGCTGCTGCGAAAGGCGATCGGCTACAACGTAGTCATGAGGAGATAA
- a CDS encoding V-type ATP synthase subunit A, which yields MLVGSISKISGPVIVARNLAGSKMYDMVSVGDEELRGEIIRLDGDEAVVQLYEDSTGLTVGDRVSNSEMPLSIELGPGLISSIYDGIQRPLPMLYVKSGDFISRGISVPGLDRQKKWEFKAAAKAGDTVAAGDVIGTVQEFHIEHRVMVPPGVSGTIKEIRSGYFTVEDTVCTMGDGREIKLIQRWPVRKGRPYKKKLDSSLPLITGQRVFDLMFPVTKGGTAMIPGGFGTGKTVSEQTLAKWSDARIIVYIGCGERGNEMTDVLTEFPELVDPRTKLPLIQRTIMIANTSNMPVAAREASIYTGITMAEYFRDMGYDVALMADSTSRWGEALREVSGRLEEMPGEEGYPAYLPARLAAFYERAGRTMCLGSDSRIGSVTVVGAVSPPGGDFSEPITQNTLRIVGTFWALDTSLAYRRHFPSVNWIKSYSLYLDAVQDWYRNSVSPEWRDLRNKTMYLLQKEVELQEIVQLVGPDALPEGEKAILEVTRMLREDFLQQSAYSDTDSFCPLEKQFWMLKAIISFHEHAARAIDRGVSLKQIMGLPLKSEIGRMKDLQDVAKIKGIIQDVEKNISALEVEK from the coding sequence ATGCTTGTTGGCTCTATATCAAAGATCTCGGGGCCGGTCATCGTGGCGCGAAACCTGGCCGGCTCGAAAATGTACGATATGGTCTCTGTCGGCGACGAGGAGCTCCGCGGCGAGATCATCCGGCTCGACGGCGACGAGGCGGTCGTACAGCTCTACGAGGACAGCACCGGCCTGACGGTCGGTGACCGGGTATCCAACAGCGAAATGCCGCTGAGCATCGAACTGGGGCCGGGCCTGATATCATCCATCTATGACGGGATCCAGAGGCCGCTGCCCATGCTCTATGTTAAAAGCGGCGACTTCATCTCGAGGGGCATATCCGTCCCTGGCCTGGACAGGCAAAAGAAATGGGAGTTTAAGGCCGCGGCGAAGGCGGGCGATACTGTGGCCGCCGGCGACGTCATCGGCACGGTGCAAGAGTTCCACATAGAGCACCGGGTCATGGTGCCGCCGGGAGTATCCGGCACGATCAAGGAAATAAGGAGCGGCTACTTCACTGTCGAGGATACGGTGTGCACGATGGGAGACGGCAGGGAAATAAAGCTCATCCAGCGCTGGCCTGTACGCAAGGGGCGGCCCTATAAGAAAAAACTGGACTCAAGCCTGCCGCTGATCACCGGCCAGCGCGTCTTCGACCTCATGTTCCCGGTGACCAAGGGCGGCACGGCCATGATACCGGGGGGCTTCGGCACTGGAAAGACCGTGTCGGAACAGACACTGGCCAAGTGGTCGGACGCCCGGATCATCGTATACATAGGCTGCGGCGAGCGCGGCAACGAGATGACCGACGTGCTCACCGAATTCCCCGAGCTCGTGGACCCCCGGACAAAGCTGCCGCTGATCCAGCGGACCATCATGATCGCCAACACGTCCAATATGCCCGTGGCGGCCCGGGAGGCCTCCATCTATACTGGCATAACGATGGCGGAATACTTCCGGGACATGGGATACGACGTGGCGCTGATGGCGGACTCGACATCACGGTGGGGTGAGGCGCTGCGGGAGGTATCGGGCAGGCTCGAGGAGATGCCGGGAGAGGAAGGCTACCCCGCGTATCTGCCGGCCCGGCTGGCGGCTTTCTACGAGAGGGCAGGCCGGACCATGTGCCTTGGCTCGGACAGCCGCATAGGCTCGGTCACCGTGGTCGGTGCGGTCTCTCCGCCCGGCGGCGACTTCTCGGAGCCCATCACCCAGAACACCCTGCGCATCGTGGGCACGTTCTGGGCGCTGGACACCAGCCTGGCGTACCGGCGGCACTTCCCGTCGGTGAACTGGATCAAGAGCTACTCGCTTTATCTTGATGCGGTCCAGGACTGGTACCGGAACAGCGTGTCCCCAGAGTGGCGGGACCTACGGAACAAGACCATGTACCTGCTCCAGAAAGAGGTCGAGCTCCAGGAGATCGTCCAGCTCGTGGGCCCCGACGCCCTGCCCGAGGGCGAGAAGGCCATCCTCGAGGTGACGCGCATGTTACGGGAGGACTTCCTGCAGCAGAGCGCGTACAGCGACACAGACTCGTTTTGCCCCCTTGAGAAGCAGTTCTGGATGCTCAAGGCCATCATCTCATTCCACGAGCATGCGGCCCGGGCCATCGACCGGGGCGTCTCTCTCAAGCAGATTATGGGGCTGCCACTGAAATCGGAGATCGGCAGGATGAAGGATCTACAGGACGTGGCGAAGATCAAGGGGATCATACAGGACGTCGAAAAGAACATAAGCGCCCTGGAGGTTGAAAAATGA